A genome region from Serinus canaria isolate serCan28SL12 chromosome 19, serCan2020, whole genome shotgun sequence includes the following:
- the MRPS23 gene encoding 28S ribosomal protein S23, mitochondrial isoform X1: MAASAGSRTQKIGSVYSRARNLVRIGLLRKPLWLDVYAAFPPLREPLFRVPRPRYGGGDPIGAVLYREDTVRAWVRGHRGWGGTGAVHLVNKSGPRWGKSGRFYKVYGNGPKPFDLTQLNFKSTCQRFVEKYNELKEEGKIEEEKLFEETGKALLASGILLQRRGVDKGAAARDAALQPQLQAVLGELQEKRKDGEEQPPELAGTQKENPCPS, from the exons ATGGCCGCCTCTGCCGGGAGCCGCACGCAGAAGATCGGGAGCGTGTACAGCCG GGCGCGGAACCTGGTGCGCATCGGGCTGCTGCGGAAGCCGCTGTGGCTGGACGTGTACGCCGCGTTCCCGCCGCTGCGGGAGCCCCTGTTCCGCGTGCCGCGGCCGCGCTACGGCGGCGGGGACCCGATCGGCGCCGTGCTCTACCGGGAGGACACCGTGCGGGCGTGGGTCCGGGGGCaccggggctgggggggaacCGGGGCTGTGCATCTGGTTAATAAATCGGGGCCGCGCTGGGGTAAATCCGg GAGGTTTTACAAAGTTTATGGCAATGGCCCCAAACCTTTCGACCTGACTCAGTTAAACTTCAAATCCACCTGCCAGAG GTTTGTTGAGAAATACAATGAACtgaaggaagaggggaagaTTGAAGAGGAGAAATTGTttgaagaaacaggaaaagcccTTTTAGCCAGTGGGATCCTTTTACAGAGAAGAGGAGTAGACAAG ggtgctgcagccagggatgctgccttgcagccccagctccaggccgtgctgggggagctgcaggagaagaggaaggatggggaggagcagccaccagagctggcagggacacagaaggagaatccctgtccctcctga
- the MRPS23 gene encoding 28S ribosomal protein S23, mitochondrial isoform X3, translating into MAASAGSRTQKIGSVYSRARNLVRIGLLRKPLWLDVYAAFPPLREPLFRVPRPRYGGGDPIGAVLYREDTVRARFYKVYGNGPKPFDLTQLNFKSTCQRFVEKYNELKEEGKIEEEKLFEETGKALLASGILLQRRGVDKGAAARDAALQPQLQAVLGELQEKRKDGEEQPPELAGTQKENPCPS; encoded by the exons ATGGCCGCCTCTGCCGGGAGCCGCACGCAGAAGATCGGGAGCGTGTACAGCCG GGCGCGGAACCTGGTGCGCATCGGGCTGCTGCGGAAGCCGCTGTGGCTGGACGTGTACGCCGCGTTCCCGCCGCTGCGGGAGCCCCTGTTCCGCGTGCCGCGGCCGCGCTACGGCGGCGGGGACCCGATCGGCGCCGTGCTCTACCGGGAGGACACCGTGCGGGC GAGGTTTTACAAAGTTTATGGCAATGGCCCCAAACCTTTCGACCTGACTCAGTTAAACTTCAAATCCACCTGCCAGAG GTTTGTTGAGAAATACAATGAACtgaaggaagaggggaagaTTGAAGAGGAGAAATTGTttgaagaaacaggaaaagcccTTTTAGCCAGTGGGATCCTTTTACAGAGAAGAGGAGTAGACAAG ggtgctgcagccagggatgctgccttgcagccccagctccaggccgtgctgggggagctgcaggagaagaggaaggatggggaggagcagccaccagagctggcagggacacagaaggagaatccctgtccctcctga
- the CUEDC1 gene encoding CUE domain-containing protein 1: MTSLFRRSSSNGGSRGGSSAQELNNSRPARQVRRLEFNQAMEDFKTMFPNMDYDIIECVLRANNGAVDATIDQLLQMNLDGSGCDDSSDSEDSIPPEILERTLEPDSSDEEPPPVYSPPAYESQALGSRYPRAPPTPPPRTDVPSSTVHYRNWNPPLLGNLPEDFLRILPQQAAPAGTQGSPRCRQPVPRGLGPRGSLEQERRWKQYLEDERIALFLQNEEFMKELQRNRDFLLALERDRLKYESKKSKSTGVAVSNDFGFSSVLSGEGAPSGASEAGGAVSDDALFRDKLKHMGKSTRKKLFELARAFSEKTKMRKSKRKHLLKHQVMGTAASTANLLDDVEGHAYDEEFQARRQQLREEEETPKEGQ, translated from the exons ATGACGAGCCTCTTCCGCCGGAGCAGCAGCAACGGCGGCTCCCGTGGCGGCTCCTCCGCCCAGGAGCTCAACAACAGCCGCCCCGCCAGGCAGGTGAGGCGCCTGGAGTTCAACCAGGCCATGGAGGACTTCAAGACCATGTTCCCCAACATGGACTACGACATCATCGAGTGCGTCTTGAGAGCCAACAACGGCGCCGTGGACGCCACCATCGACCAGCTCCTGCAGATGAACCTGGACGGCAGCGGCTGCGACGACAGCTCGGACTCGGAGGACAGCATCCCCCCCGAG ATCTTGGAGCGGACCCTGGAGCCGGACAGCTCGGACGAGGAGCCCCCTCCTGTGTACTCCCCTCCTGCCTACGAGAGCCAGGCCTTGGGCAGCCGCTACCCCCGCGCCCCACCCACGCCCCcgcccag GACGGACGTGCCCAGCAGCACCGTGCACTACAGGAACTGGAACCCGCCGCTGCTGGGCAACCTCCCCGAGGACTTCCTGCGcatcctgccccagcaggctgccccagctggcacaCAG ggctccccccGCTGCCGGCAGCCCGTGCCCCGGGGGCTGGGGCCGCGgggctccctggagcaggagcgGCGCTGGAAGCAGTACCTGGAGGACGAGCGAATCGCGCTCTTCCTGCAGAACGAAGAGTTCATGAAGGAGCTCCAGAGGAACCGGGATTTCCTTCTCGCCCTGGAGAGAG aTCGATTGAAATATGAGTCAAAAAAATCCAAGTCGACTGGTGTTGCTGTCAGCAACGACTTTGGTTTCTCCTCCGTATTATCAG GTGAGGGAGCTCCCTCTGGAGCCAGCGAGGCCGGCGGGGCCGTGTCCGACGATGCCTTATTCCGAGACAAGCTCAAGCACATGGGGAAAT CCACGCGCAAGAAGCTGTTTGAACTCGCCAGAGCCTTCTCTGAGAAGACGAAGATGAggaaatcaaaaagaaaacacttgtTGAAGCACCAGGT gatggggacagcagctTCCACAGCAAATCTTCTGGATGACGTGGAAGGACATGCATATG ATGAAGAGTTCCAAGCACGGCGGCAGCAGCtccgggaggaggaggagacacCGAAGGAAGGGCAGTAA